Genomic segment of Tomitella fengzijianii:
TTCGAGGTTCTCGCGGTCCAGCGCCCGGTCGAGGCCCAGGAGCGCCGTGTAGTTGGCCAGCACCTCCACCCTGCCCGGCGGGCACCGGTCGACGGCGCGCAACACGTCCTTCTCCAGCGTGTGCGCGACGCCCGCATAGGAGAGGCGCACGGCCAGGTCGGTGCCGCGTTCGCCGGTAGCCACGACGGGGGCCGGGCTCGCCGCGAGCGCCTCGAAGTCCACATCCCAAAGCCACGACAGGTCCTCGCCGTCGGGGACCTGGCCGTTGACGGCGATGACGACTCCGTCCGCGGTGCGGTCCGACATCGCCAGGGCCTCCTGCCATCCGGCGGGGTTCTTGGCCAGCAGCATCCGCAGCCGGTGCGGGCCGCGGACGACGGTGCGGTACCGGCCCGCCACCTCGGTCACGGTGCCGACGGCGTGCACGGCAGCGGACGGGTCGACGCCGACGGCGACCGCCCCGGCGACGGCCTGCGCGGCGTTGCCGAGGTTCGCGCGGCCCGGGATGCGCAGGTTCAGCACGGCCGTGAAGCCGCCGGGGCCGGACAGGACGTCCCCGTCCACGGACCAGTGGGTCTGCGGGCGGGCGAGATCGCAGCCGGAGCAATGCCAGTGAGGGTGCGGGTCCTGGACCGGGCCTCCCGTTGCGGCGGCGTGGACGACCGGCTCGCCGCAGCGCGGGCACCCGGCCGAGTCGTTGGTCCAGCCCGCCCCGGCGCCCACCCACACGACGTCCGGTGCGTCGAAGGCGACCGAGCTGACCAGGACATCGTCGGCGTTGGCGACGAGGACCGTCCCGGGGTGCCGGGCCAGGCCCTCGCGCAGGCGGCGCTCGACGGCGTTGATCTCGCCGACACGGTCGAGCTGGTCCCGGCTGAGGTTGAGCAGGACGACCGCCGACGGGGCGACGGCGTCGGCCACGTGGGGGACGTGCAGCTCGTCCACCTCGAGGGCGGCCGTACGGGCGGAGCGGGACTCGCCGAGCGCGGCGACCAGGCCCGCGTCCATGTTGGCGCCGTCGGCATTGGTGGCCACCGGGCCCAGCGACGACAGGGCCGCCGCGACCATCCTGTTGGTGGTGGACTTACCGTTGGTGCCGGTGACCAGCACCGTGCGCTTCCCCGCGCCCAGCTGCCCCATGATCGAGCGGTCCACCTGCAGTGCGATGAGCCCGCCGATCATCGCGCCCCTGCCCCGGCCGGACTTGCGGGACGCCCATGCGGCCGCCGATGCGAGCCGCATCGCCGCACGTCCTCGCAGAGTCAGTCCGGCGGCCGGGGTTTCGGGGGAGGCATCGGTCATGCCGGAAAGTCTGACACAGCGACCGGCGCCCGCTGCGGGCGCCGGTCGCTGTGTGCACGCGCTACTTGTGGGCGCGGTTGACCGCGGAGATCACGGCGCGCAGCGACGCCACGGTGATCGACGGCGCCAGGCCGACGCCCCAGAACACCTTGGTCTCGCCGTCGGGGCACTCCACCGCGCACTCCAGGTAGGCGGCGGCCACGGCGTCGTCGCCCGCGGACATCGCATGCTCGGTGTAGTCCAGGACCCGCACGTTGTATCCGGCGGTGGCGAGCCCGTCGACGAGGGCTGCGACGGGACCGTTGCCGAAGCCGTGCAGCTCGCGTTCGATGCCGTCGATCTTGACGGTGGCGATGATCTCGTCGTCGTCGCCGTCGTTCTGCGCGGGCGTCATCTCCTGGGAGATCCGCTCGATCGGCAGCCGGCGGTCCAGGTACTCCTCGGCGAAGACGTCCCACATCTCCTTGGGGTTGATCTCGCCGCCCTCGGAATCCGTGAGCCCTTGCACGATCCGGGAGAACTCGATCTGCAGCCGCCGCGGCAGGTCCAATCCGTGGTCGGTCTTCATCACGTAGGCGATGCCGCCCTTGCCGGACTGCGAGTTGACGCGGATGACCGCCTCGTAGGTGCGGCCCACGTCCTTGGGGTCGACGGGCAGGTAGGGGACCTGCCAGACGATGTCGTCGATGTCCTGGTCGGCGGCGTCGGCGTCGAACTTCATCGCGTCGAAGCCCTTGTTGATGGCGTCCTGGTGGCTGCCGGAGAATGCGGTGTAGACCAGGTCGCCGCCGTACGGGTGGCGCTCGGGCACGTTCAGCTGGTTGCAGTACTCGACGGTGCGCCGGACCTCGTCGATGTCCGAGAAGTCGATCTGCGGGTCCACGCCGCGCGTGAACAGGTTCATGCCGAGCGTCACCAGGCAGACGTTGCCGGTGCGCTCGCCGTTGCCGAACAGGCAGCCCTCGATGCGATCGGCGCCCGCCATGTAGCCCAGCTCCGCGGCCGCGACGGCGGTGCCGCGATCGTTGTGCGGGTGCAGGCTCAGGATGATCGCCTCGCGCCGGGCCAGGTTGTCGCTCATCCACTGGATGGAGTCCGCGTAGACGTTGGGGGTGGCCATCTCCACGGTGGCGGGCAGGTTGACGATCAGCGCGTTCTCCGGCGTCGGCGCGATGATGGCGCTGACGGCGTCGCAGATGTCCTTGGCGTAGGAGAGCTCGGTGCCCGTGTAGGACTCCGGCGAGTACTCGAACCGCCAATGGGTGTCCGGGTATTTGGCCGCCTCCTCCAGGACCTTCTGCGCAGCGTCCGTGGCGATCTTGGTGATGGCGGGCTTGTCCGCCTTGAACACCACGCGGCGCTGCAGGATCGAGGTGGAGTTGTAGAAGTGCACAATGGCGTTGGCCGCGCCCTCGCAGGCCTCGAAGGTGCGCTCGATCAGCTCCGGTCGGCTCTGGGTGAGCACCTGGATGGTGACGTCGTGGGGGATGGCGCCGTCCTCGATGATCTCGCGGACGAAGTCGAAGTCGGTCTGGCTGGCGGCGGGAAAGCCCACCTCGATCTCCTTGTACCCCATGCGCACGAGCAGCTCGAACATGCGGCGCTTGCGGGCTGGGGTCATCGGGTCGATCAGGGCCTGGTTGCCGTCGCGCAGGTCCACGGCGCACCACAGCGGCGCGCGGTCGATCACCGCGCCCGGCCAGCGGCGCTCGTCGAGCGCGATCTCCTCCACCTCGTCCGCGAACGAGCGGTAGCGGTAGGCGGGCATCGACGAGCCGCGCTGGGTGTTCCAGGCGGGCTGGTCGGCGGGGGCCGGGCGGCTGGGTGTGACGATGTTGCGCCGGCCGGCGGTGAAGGCGTCTGCGGAAGTCATGATGGGATTCTCCCTGTGTGCGGGGCACGGGCGCGGGTGGGCCCGGAACCTGCTGGCGGATAGACCGACGTGCCTGGATGACGTTGCGGATCCCGTGGTGGACCTGTGGGCCCGGCGGGTGGTCCGCACTGGCGCGGCGTGGCGGAGACGACTGCGGCGTGGGCCGCGCGATGCTACGGCGTGCGAGTGCTGCTACGGCATGGAGAAGGGCCCGCGACGGGGAGCCGGTCTGCTGTGTCAGATCCCGCCGCGGCACTCAAGGAGGAGCACGCGCTGCATGAAGGCGAGTCTACTACCCGCTCCGCCTCCGATCCAGACGGAGTTCAGGGGCACCGCATTCCCGGCCGGCCGCAGCGCCTGCGTGAGGCCTCACCGATCGTTCCCCGCAAGTCCACACGCAGGCGGGTCGACTCGGGCAGGATCGGAGTCGGGGACACCGTGACCCCAAACCGCATGACCGGATGACTCCATGACACTGCAACCAACCGTGCGAATCTCGCAGGAGGACGACGCCGATGACCTCGACCGACAATCCGAAGGCGGATCCGAGCACGCTGACCACAGCGGTCGGGGCGCCGGTGCCGAACAACCAGGACGTGCAGACGGCCGGACCGCGTGGGCCGCAGCTGCTGCAGGACGTGTGGTTCCTGGAGAAGCTCGCGCACTTCGACCGCGAGGTGATCCCGGAGCGCCGCATGCACGCCAAGGGCTCGGGCGCGTTCGGCACGTTCACCGTCACCGGTGACATCACGCGCTACACCCGAGCGAAGATCTTCTCGGAGATCGGCAAGAAGACCGAGCTGTTCGCGCGGTTCTCCACCGTGGCGGGCGAACGCGGCGCGGCCGACGCGGAGCGCGACATCCGCGGCTTCGCCGTCAAGTTCTACACCGAGGAAGGCAACTGGGACCTCGTCGGCAACAACACCCCGGTGTTCTTCTTCCGAGACCCGCTCAAGTTCCCCGACCTCAACCACGCCGTCAAGCGCGATCCGCGCACCAACATGCGCAGCGCGGAGAACAACTGGGACTTCTGGACGCGGCTGCCCGAGGCGCTGCACCAGGTGACGATCGTGATGAGCGATCGCGGGCTGCCCGACGGGTATCGGCACATGCACGGCTTCGGCTCGCACACCTTCAGCCTGGTCAACGCGGACGGCGAGCGCTTCTGGGTCAAGTTCCACCACCGTTGCCGGCAGGGCATCAAGAACCTCACCGACGACGAGGCGGCGGCCGTCGTCGCGGGCGACCGTGAGTCCAGCCAGCGCGACCTCTACGAGGCCATCGAACGCGGCGACTACCCCAAGTGGACGCTGTGCGTGCAGGTGATGCCGGAGGCGGACGCGGAGAAGGTGCCGTACCACCCGTTCGACCTGACGAAGGTGTGGCCCAAGGCCGACTACCCGCTGATCGAGGTGGGCGAGTGGGAGCTGAACCGCAACGCGGACAACTACTTCGCGGACGTCGAGCAGGCCGCGTTCAATCCGGCGCACGTGGTGCCCGGCATCGGGTTCTCCCCGGACCGCATGCTGCAGGGGCGTCTGTTCTCTTACGGCGACGCGCAGCGCTACCGGCTGGGCGTCAACAACTACCAGATCCCGGTCAACCAGGCGCGCTGCCCGGTGGGCAACTTCCACCGCGACGGGACGATGCGGGTGGACGGCAACCAGGGGTCCACCAAACACTACGAGCCCAACGGCCACGGGCTGTGGCAGGAGCAGCCGGGGTATGCGGAGCCGCCGCAGACGGTCGGGGCGGTGGCGGATCATTTCGACTTCCGCGCCGATGACGACGACTACTTCTCGCAGCCGCGGGCGCTGTTCAACCTGATGGACGCCGGGCAGAAGCAGGCGCTGTTCGACAACACCGCGCGCAACCTGGCGGGGGTGTCGCAGGACGTGGTCGAGCGGCACATCGCCAACTGCACGGCGTGCGACCCCGCCTACGGCGAGGGGGTGCGGTCGGCCATCGACGCGCTGGGGTGATCGGTCGTCGGAGGCCCGATCGTCACGCCGGCGGGTCGAACGGCGTCTCCTGGTACACGCAATAGTTGAGCCAGTTCGCGAACAGCAGATGACCATGGCCGCGCCACCGGTTCACCGGCAGGGCGGTCGGGTCGTCGTCCCGGAAGTAGTGCGCCGGGACCGGGACCGGCAATCCCTGCTCCCGGTCACGCGCGTATTCGCGGGCCAGGGTGTCCGCGTCATACTCCGGATGGCCGGTGACGAACACCTGCCGGCCGTCCGGAGTCGCAGCGAGGAACACCCCGGCCTCGTCGCTGCGAGCCAGCACTTCGATCTCGCCGGTGGCCTCGACGTCGTCGGCCCGGACGTCGGTGTACCGCGAGTGCGGTGCCACGAACTCGTCGTCGAAGCCGGTGATCACCGCCGACCGCCGACCGGTGAGCCGATGGCTGAACACCCCCGACAGCTTCTGCGGCATCTCGTATTTGCCGATCCCGTAGTGGCGGTACAGCGCGGCCTGGGCGCCCCAGCACACGTGCAGGGTGGACTGGACGTTGGTGCGCGACCAATCCAGAATCCTGGTCAGCTCAGGCCAGTAGTCGACCTGCGCGAAGTCGAGGCGCTCGACCGGGGCTCCGGTGATGACCAGTCCGTCGAAGTGCTGCTCGGATACGTCGTCGAACGTCGAGTAGAACGCCTCGAGATGTTCGGCCGACGTGGTGCGCGAGACGTGGCTGGCCATGTGCAGCAACGTGATGTCGATCTGCAACGGCGTGTGGCTGAGCAGCCGCAGCAATTGCGTCTCGGCGACGATCTTGACCGGCATCAGGTTGACGATCGCGATCCGCAGCGGACGGATGTCTTGGTGTCCGGCACGCTCGTCGGACATGACGAAGATCCGCTCGGACTCCAGGACCGCGCGGGCCGGCAGATCGTACGGCATGGTTACAGGCATCGGCGACCACAATATTCCGGTGGGGGCGTCAGCGCCCGCGCCGGGGGGCTGATCACGCTCCGGCCGGGAAGGGCGCCCCCCACTGCTCTCCGAACACCATGTCCGTCAGCGTGGGGCGCCGTCGCGGCTTGCGGTCCCGCTCGACGATCGCCGGGTCCGCACCGTCCTCGTCGCCGATATGCCCCAGCGCGATCATCACCAGCGGTTCGAAGCCGTCCGGGATCCGCAGGGACCGCCGGGCCTCGTCCCGGTCGAATCCGGACATCGGGTGTGCGACGAGGCCCATGGACACGGCCTGGAGCGACAATTGCGCCGTCGCGAGGCCGGCGTCGAACATCGCGTACGGCAGGTCGCCCTTGTCGTTCACCGTCTGCACGACGCCCAGAACGAGAGCCCCCGCGGATGTCGCCCACCTCTTGTTCCCCTCGGAAAGCAACGACGCGAGGGTCGCGTGCGCGGCGTCGCCGCGAAGCCCAGCGAGGAACCGGACTGGGAATGTGCCGCCCCACGATGCGGCGACCCGCGCCGATTCGACCGCCGCGAAGAGATCGTCGGGCGTCACCACGGCGTCGGGGTCGAGGTTGCGCGCGCTCCACCGCTGCGCGATCACCGGGTGGATCTGCACGCCCGAACCCGCCGAGCGGTCGGCGTGCGGATGATGCGGCTGCGCGGGTCCGGGTCCGTCGAAGATCTGCGACACCGCCGCATGGTATCGACGCGAGGGCACACCGGACCCGTCGTGGTGACCGACGCCTCACCCCGGAGTGACGTGACGCAGTGCACGCCCCGTGGCGGCAGCCTGATGCGGTGGCCGGCTGATCGGTACCCTGGATCTTTGATTACGACCGATAGAAGCAGTGACCGACCAACGACCAGTGATCGAAGAACACTGTCTGGAGGTACCCGAGCGTGGCAATCGTCGTACAGAAATACGGCGGATCGTCGGTGGAAAGCGCCGACAGGATCCGGCGCGTGGCCGAGCGAATCGTCGAGACGAAGAAGCAAGGCAATCACGTCGCCGTCGTGGTCTCCGCCATGGGCGACACCACGGATGAGCTGCTGGACCTGGCGCAGCAGGTGAACCCGGTGCCCCCCGCCCGTGAGATGGACATGCTGCTCACCTCAGGCGAGCGCATCTCGAACGCGCTCGTGGCGATGGCGATCAGCTCGCTGGGCGCCGAAGCGCGCTCGTTCACCGGTTCGCAGGCCGGCGTCGTCACCACGGCGGCGCACGGCAAGGCCAAGATCATCGATGTCACCCCGGGGCGCGTGCAGCAGGCCCTCGACGAGGGCTCGATCGCGATGGTCGCCGGATTCCAGGGCGTCAGCCAGGACACCAAGGACGTGACGACGCTGGGGCGCGGCGGGTCCGACACCACGGCCGTCGCGCTCGCCGCGGCTCTGGGCGCCGACGTGTGCGAGATCTACTCGGACGTCGACGGCGTCTACACCGCGGACCCGCGGATCGTGCCGGACGCGAAGAAGCTCGACAACATCTCGTTCGAGGAGATGCTGGAGATGGCGGCGTGCGGGTCCAAGGTGCTCATGCTGCGCTGCGTCGAGTACGCGCGCGGAGCGAACCTGCCCATCCACGTCCGCTCGTCATACACCGACAAGCCGGGCACCATCGTGTCCGGATCGATGGAGGATATCCCCGTGGAAGAAGCCGTCCTGACCGGCGTCGCGCACGATCGCGACGAGTCGCAGATCACCGTGCAGGGGCTGCCCGACTCGCCCGGGTACGCCGCCAGCCTGTTCCGGGTGGTCGCCGACGCCGACATCAACATCGACATGGTGCTGCAGAACGTCTCCGAGGTGGAGACCGGCAAGACCGACATCACCTTCACGCTGCCCACCGAAGACACGTCCAAGTGCGTCGAGGCGCTCACCGCCGCCAAGGACCGGATCGGCTTCAGCAAGGTCGTGTTCGACGACCACATCGGCAAGGTGTCGCTTGTGGGCGCGGGGATGAAGAGTCACCCGGGCGTGACGGCCACGTTCTTCGAGGCGCTGGCCCAGGCGGGCATCAACATCGACTTGATCTCCACCTCCGAGATCCGCATCTCGGTGCTGGTGAAGGACACCGACGTGGACGAGGCCGTCCGCGTCGTGCACAAGGCGTTCGATCTGGGCGGCGAGGAGCCCGCCAAGGTCTACGCCGGAACGGGGCGCTGATTCCGATGACCACACTCGCAGTAGTGGGAGCCACCGGCCAGGTGGGCGTCGTGATGCGCCGTCTACTCGAGGAGCGCGCCTTCCCGGCCGACAAGGTCCGCTTCTTCGCGTCCGCGCGCTCGGCGGGCACGACGCTGCCGTTCCGCGGCGAGGACATCGTCGTGGAGGACACCGCGGCCACGCCCGACGAGGACTTGCAGGGCATCGACATCGCCCTGTTCTCCGCGGGCGGCACGCTGTCGAAGGAGCAGGCGCCGCGCTTCGCGGCGGCCGGTGCCGTCGTGGTCGACAATTCGTCAGCCTGGCGCAAGGACCCGGACGTCCCGCTGGTGGTCAGCGAAGTCAATCCGGGCGACCTGGCGAACCGGCCCAAGGGCATCATCGCCAACCCCAACTGCACCACGATGGCCGCGATGCCCGTACTGGGGCCGCTGCACCAGGCCGCGGGCCTCAAGCGGCTGATCGTCTCCACCTACCAGGCCGTCTCCGGCAGCGGGCTGGCCGGCGTCAAGGAGCTGGCCTCGCAGACCCGCGCCGTCATCGACGACGCCGAGAAGCTGGTGCACGACGGCTCCGCCGCCGACTTCCCCGAGCCGGAGAACTACGTGGCGCCCATCGCGTTCGACGTGGTTGCTCTCGCCGGCGGGCTGGTCGACGACGGCTCCGGTGAGACGGACGAGGACCAGAAGCTGCGCAACGAGTCACGGCGCATCCTGGGCATCCCCGAGCTGTTGGTGTCCGGCACGTGCGTGCGCGTTCCGGTGTTCACCGGCCACTCGCTGGCGATCAACGCCGAGTTCGACCGCCCGCTGAGCGTGGAGGACGCGCAGAAGGTCCTGGCCGAAGCCCCGGGCGTGGAGCTGGTGGACGTGCCCACCCCGCTGGCCGCGGCAGGCCAGGACAACTCGCTGGTGGGCCGCATCCGCAACGACGAGGGAGCCCCGGAGGGCCGTGGTCTGGCCCTGTTCGTCTCCGGCGACAACCTGCGCAAGGGTGCCGCGCTGAACACCATCCAGATCGCAGAGCTGCTGGTAGAGGAGTAGTCGCCGGGCGCGACGCCGAGTGCCGCACGCCGATCAGGTACTTTCTGCCGATTCCGGGAGGAGAATCGGCGGGGAGTACCTGATCGACGGTGCGTGCGAGGTGCGTCATGACGGACAAGCGGGCCGATCTCGTCTGCGAGGGCGGCGGAGTGCGGGGGATCGGCCTCGTCGGCGCGGTGGACGTGCTGGCGGAGGCCGGCTACTCGTTCCCGCGCGTCGCGGGATCCAGCGCGGGGTCGATCGTCGCGGCGTTCGTGGCGGCGCTGCAGAAGGCGGGCGAACCGCTCGGCCGCCTGCACGACATCGTCGACGCGATCGACTACACCAAGTTCCCGGACCGCAGCCCGGTCGGACACGTACCGCTGGTCGGTCCGATGCTCTCGCTGTTCCTTTCGGACGGCATCTACGAGGGCGCCTACCTCGAGTCCTTCGTGGCGGGCGTGCTGAAGGATCTGGGGGTGCGGACCTTCGGCGACCTGCGCCTGGGCGACGGCGGCGCCACCGGGGACGGGCTGGAACGCAAATACGCCTGGGCCCTCGTCATCACGGCAAGCGACCTTTCCCGGCGCCGTCTGGTGCGCATCCCGTGGGACCTGCCCGCGTACAAGAAGGACCCCGACGAGTTCCCCGTGGCGAAGGCGGTGCGCGCGTCGGCGGCGATACCGTTCCTGTTCCAGCCGGTGCGGGTGTCCGGGGCGACGTGGGTGGACGGCGGACTGGTGGACGACTTCCCCATCGAGCTGTTCGACCGCCCCAACAGTGCCGAGCCGCAATGGCCCACGTTCGGGATCCGGCTCAGTGCGCGCCCGGGTCTGGTGCCGCCGACGCATGCTGTGAAAGGCCCGTTCTCGATCGCGCTGGCCGCGCTCGGAACCTTGCTGAGCAATCAGGATGCCGCGTACCTGAACGACCCGTGCACGGTGCGCCGCACGGTGTTCGTGCCCTCGGACGCGGTGAGCCCCATCGACTTCGACATCACCGACGCGCAGGTGGACGCGCTCTACGAAAGCGGCTCCGACGCGGCCCGCAAGTTCCTGGCCGCGTGGGACTTCGGCGAGTACGTGGCGCAGTGCCGGCACGGATTCTCGGGGTGACCGGGAGGGTCGTCAGCCGGTGAACGCCCGCGTCACCTCGCCGTGCCCCACGCCTGCAGCGAGCAATGCGGCCAACAGGATTCTGGCCTGGCCGGCCCGCAGCACGGGGCTGAACACCGCCCCCGCGCGGGCCAGGTTCGTGCCCCCGCCCCCGCCGCCGTAGTCGGCGAAGGCGGGGCCGTGGGGCACCCTGGTGGTGACCACGACGGCGACGCCGGCGGCCGCCGCAGCGCGCACGGCACGCACCGCCGCGGCATTCGCGTTGCCGGCGCCCATGGCCTCGAGCACGATCCCGCGGGCGCCCGCGGCCCGGCAGGCGTCGATGACGACGGCGTCGGAACCCGGGTACAACGCGACGGTGTCCACGCGGGGGAGGCTTCCGGTGGCGAGGCCGCCACCGGGCACGGCGGCGAGTGCGCGGCGGCGCGACTGTTCCGCCTCGTGCCGGTCCGGCCAGGCTGCGAACGCGTCCAGGTCTACTGTGCTCAGTTTGCGTGTTCCCCAGGCGGGCATTGTTCTTCCGGCGAAGGCGATCAGTACGCCCGCCTCGGAGTCGGCGGCCGGACCGGACGCCGTGTCCACCGCGCGAGCGAGATTGCCGGGCCCGTCCGCACCGGGCTGATCGGCGCCGCGCTGCGCCCCGGTGAACACCACCCGTACGCGCCTGCGGCCGCCTCGAGCGAGAACAAGGTCGGTCAGCAGCGCGGTCTCCTCCATGGTGTCGGTTCCATGGGTGACGACGATCCCGTCGACCGCGTCCCCGGCACTCGCAGCGGCGACGTGCCGTGCGATGGCGTAGGCCGACGTGACGTCCATTGCGGCGCTGTCGACCGACATGAGCGCGCGCGCCTCGACATTCACCCGTTCGAGGAGGGGGGACGGGAGCGTCGACCGAAGGTCTGCGGCGTCGACTGCCGGCGCGAGACCGCCGTCGGAGCCGCGCACTGCCGCGATCGTGCCCCCGGTGGTGAGCACCAGGACGCGCGGGTGCGCGGCGCCGGATCGAGCCCGTGCCCGAAAGGGCGTCACGGGTTTCGGCGGGGCGTGATGCGCGCGTGGGGCAACGGTGGTGCGGGCAGCCGGTCGATGCCCTGCGGGTCGTGCCCCGCGTATCCGTGCACCTCGCCGAAGCGCGGGGAGCGGTCCTGCCACTCCTCGCGGAAGGCGGCGATCTCCTCATGGGACCGACCGACGAAGTTCCACCACATGACGATCTCCTCGCCGAAGGGCGGTCCGCCGAGCAGTAGCATCCGGGCCGGGTCCGCACCCGTGTTGCGGAGGGTGAGGGTCCGTCGTCCTTCGCCGGAGAATCCGAGTTCCGCACGCTCCAGGGCGGTCCCGCAGAACTCGACGCTCCCCGTGTCCACCAGCAGCCCGTGCTCGAAGTCGTCCTCCACCTCGATGCGCGCCGACGAGCCCACCGGCAGCAGCAGCTCGGCGCCCAGAATCGGGGCGGCAGTCTCCACCGGGGAACGCGAACCCAGCAGGGAGCCGAGGAACACGCGTGCGGTCAGGCGGTCGCTGCGAAGCGGCTCGGGGACGTAGTGCGTGAAATCGCGGGGGCCGTCGCGGTGCGACTGCGGCAGCGCGATCCACAGCTGCGCGCCGTGCAGCACAGTGGTGGCCGCGGTGGACACCTCGGAGTGGCAGATCCCGCGGCCCGCGCTCATCAGGTTGAGCTCGCCCGGCCGCACCATCGCGTGCATGCCCAGGCTGTCGCGATGCTCGATCTCGCCGGTGAACAGCCAGCTCACCGTCTGCAACCCGGTGTGCGGGTGAGGCGGGACGTCCATTCCGCCGGACGCGGAGACGTCGTCGGGCCCGTAATGGTCGAGGAAGCACCAGGCGCCGATCAGCGACCGCTTGCGCTGCGGAAGGGTCCGCCGCACCGTCATCGCGCGCGGACCGCCCAAGGGGACGTCACGAGGCGGGATGACCTCCACCGCGTGCTGGGGCGGATCCCCCGCGCCGCACACGACCTCCGGGGGATGCGCCTCGACGTTGCTCATGCCTCCGATGCTGCCAGAGATCGTCGCGCGGAGGCGATCGAATCCGGTCCCGCCGCGGTCCGGGCTGCCGTAGCGTCGGAGGTGAACGTCGCACGCCGAGGTCGATTCGCCGAGGAAGGTGATCACGATGGGTTCAGAGGGGCACGTCTATCGGATGACGGAGGTCGTGGGTTCCTCTCCCGACGGCACCGACGCGGCCATCCGCAACGCCATAGCCAAAGCGTCCGAGACCATCCGCAACATCGGGTGGTTCGAGGTGGCGGGGACCCGTGGCTACGTCGACGGCGACCAGGTGGCGTACATGCAGGTGACACTGAAGATCGGGTTCCGCGTGGACTGACCGCCGCTGCGACGGGCAGCCGGCAGCGGTTAAGCTCGGACGCGGCGATGGATCTCCGCCGAGGCCGCGCATCGGCCTGAACCGCCCCGCCCGGGGCTGATGGCTCCTTCCCCCGTGGAAAGGAGACCTGTGTCCGCACCACTGCATCGTCGGGCGACCCTCGCAGCGCTGGTCGCCGTGGGCGGCGTCGTCGGCACTCTCGCACGCCACGGCCTGGGCTTGCTCTTTCCCGATGATCCGGGGCAGTGGCCGGTGACGACGTTCGCCGTCAACATCGCGGGGGCGTTCCTGCTGGGAATGCTGCTCGAAGCTCTCACCCGGTTCGGGCGCGGCGCACCGGGGGGTTCGGGTACGGGCCGGTCGACGCTCGTGCGACTGGGCGTGGGGACCGGAATGCTCGGTGCGTTCACCACCTACAGCACCCTCGCATTGGACACCGACCTGCTGCTGCATCGGGGTGCCGCAGGCGCCGCCGTGTCTTACGCACTCGCCACGGTGCTCGTCGGCGCGGTCACCTGCGCACTCGGCATCGCGGTGGGCGCACGGCTGGGGC
This window contains:
- a CDS encoding Mur ligase family protein gives rise to the protein MTDASPETPAAGLTLRGRAAMRLASAAAWASRKSGRGRGAMIGGLIALQVDRSIMGQLGAGKRTVLVTGTNGKSTTNRMVAAALSSLGPVATNADGANMDAGLVAALGESRSARTAALEVDELHVPHVADAVAPSAVVLLNLSRDQLDRVGEINAVERRLREGLARHPGTVLVANADDVLVSSVAFDAPDVVWVGAGAGWTNDSAGCPRCGEPVVHAAATGGPVQDPHPHWHCSGCDLARPQTHWSVDGDVLSGPGGFTAVLNLRIPGRANLGNAAQAVAGAVAVGVDPSAAVHAVGTVTEVAGRYRTVVRGPHRLRMLLAKNPAGWQEALAMSDRTADGVVIAVNGQVPDGEDLSWLWDVDFEALAASPAPVVATGERGTDLAVRLSYAGVAHTLEKDVLRAVDRCPPGRVEVLANYTALLGLDRALDRENLEGDTSRTDTSPEGAAR
- the leuA gene encoding 2-isopropylmalate synthase, with amino-acid sequence MTSADAFTAGRRNIVTPSRPAPADQPAWNTQRGSSMPAYRYRSFADEVEEIALDERRWPGAVIDRAPLWCAVDLRDGNQALIDPMTPARKRRMFELLVRMGYKEIEVGFPAASQTDFDFVREIIEDGAIPHDVTIQVLTQSRPELIERTFEACEGAANAIVHFYNSTSILQRRVVFKADKPAITKIATDAAQKVLEEAAKYPDTHWRFEYSPESYTGTELSYAKDICDAVSAIIAPTPENALIVNLPATVEMATPNVYADSIQWMSDNLARREAIILSLHPHNDRGTAVAAAELGYMAGADRIEGCLFGNGERTGNVCLVTLGMNLFTRGVDPQIDFSDIDEVRRTVEYCNQLNVPERHPYGGDLVYTAFSGSHQDAINKGFDAMKFDADAADQDIDDIVWQVPYLPVDPKDVGRTYEAVIRVNSQSGKGGIAYVMKTDHGLDLPRRLQIEFSRIVQGLTDSEGGEINPKEMWDVFAEEYLDRRLPIERISQEMTPAQNDGDDDEIIATVKIDGIERELHGFGNGPVAALVDGLATAGYNVRVLDYTEHAMSAGDDAVAAAYLECAVECPDGETKVFWGVGLAPSITVASLRAVISAVNRAHK
- a CDS encoding catalase, which encodes MTSTDNPKADPSTLTTAVGAPVPNNQDVQTAGPRGPQLLQDVWFLEKLAHFDREVIPERRMHAKGSGAFGTFTVTGDITRYTRAKIFSEIGKKTELFARFSTVAGERGAADAERDIRGFAVKFYTEEGNWDLVGNNTPVFFFRDPLKFPDLNHAVKRDPRTNMRSAENNWDFWTRLPEALHQVTIVMSDRGLPDGYRHMHGFGSHTFSLVNADGERFWVKFHHRCRQGIKNLTDDEAAAVVAGDRESSQRDLYEAIERGDYPKWTLCVQVMPEADAEKVPYHPFDLTKVWPKADYPLIEVGEWELNRNADNYFADVEQAAFNPAHVVPGIGFSPDRMLQGRLFSYGDAQRYRLGVNNYQIPVNQARCPVGNFHRDGTMRVDGNQGSTKHYEPNGHGLWQEQPGYAEPPQTVGAVADHFDFRADDDDYFSQPRALFNLMDAGQKQALFDNTARNLAGVSQDVVERHIANCTACDPAYGEGVRSAIDALG
- the metA gene encoding homoserine O-acetyltransferase MetA, with translation MPVTMPYDLPARAVLESERIFVMSDERAGHQDIRPLRIAIVNLMPVKIVAETQLLRLLSHTPLQIDITLLHMASHVSRTTSAEHLEAFYSTFDDVSEQHFDGLVITGAPVERLDFAQVDYWPELTRILDWSRTNVQSTLHVCWGAQAALYRHYGIGKYEMPQKLSGVFSHRLTGRRSAVITGFDDEFVAPHSRYTDVRADDVEATGEIEVLARSDEAGVFLAATPDGRQVFVTGHPEYDADTLAREYARDREQGLPVPVPAHYFRDDDPTALPVNRWRGHGHLLFANWLNYCVYQETPFDPPA
- a CDS encoding nitroreductase family protein, giving the protein MSQIFDGPGPAQPHHPHADRSAGSGVQIHPVIAQRWSARNLDPDAVVTPDDLFAAVESARVAASWGGTFPVRFLAGLRGDAAHATLASLLSEGNKRWATSAGALVLGVVQTVNDKGDLPYAMFDAGLATAQLSLQAVSMGLVAHPMSGFDRDEARRSLRIPDGFEPLVMIALGHIGDEDGADPAIVERDRKPRRRPTLTDMVFGEQWGAPFPAGA
- a CDS encoding aspartate kinase, with amino-acid sequence MAIVVQKYGGSSVESADRIRRVAERIVETKKQGNHVAVVVSAMGDTTDELLDLAQQVNPVPPAREMDMLLTSGERISNALVAMAISSLGAEARSFTGSQAGVVTTAAHGKAKIIDVTPGRVQQALDEGSIAMVAGFQGVSQDTKDVTTLGRGGSDTTAVALAAALGADVCEIYSDVDGVYTADPRIVPDAKKLDNISFEEMLEMAACGSKVLMLRCVEYARGANLPIHVRSSYTDKPGTIVSGSMEDIPVEEAVLTGVAHDRDESQITVQGLPDSPGYAASLFRVVADADINIDMVLQNVSEVETGKTDITFTLPTEDTSKCVEALTAAKDRIGFSKVVFDDHIGKVSLVGAGMKSHPGVTATFFEALAQAGINIDLISTSEIRISVLVKDTDVDEAVRVVHKAFDLGGEEPAKVYAGTGR